From the Paenibacillus sp. FSL H8-0548 genome, one window contains:
- the pgeF gene encoding peptidoglycan editing factor PgeF yields MEAFEHLQTAKGPSLFLLPDWMARNEELTVGFTGRGGGVSKAPWSSFNMGLHVGDQDHSVIANRRLLTEAIGWPFDAWTCAEQVHGNVVHQVVETDKGRGRDSLSDVIKDCDAIMTDVPGVLLASFYADCVPLYFYDPVHNAVALAHAGWKGTVQQIAKVTVEAMGDAYGSAPNTLLAAIGPSISGCCYEVDGVVIDQVQQLTERLGLEGEVTDHMLKRSENGKANLYLKEINRQIMIKAGILPIHIELTQWCTGCRRDLFFSHRKEGGLTGRMASWIGIRER; encoded by the coding sequence AGCGAAGGGGCCTTCGCTGTTTTTGCTGCCTGATTGGATGGCTCGGAACGAGGAGCTTACTGTAGGATTTACTGGCAGGGGTGGAGGAGTAAGCAAAGCTCCATGGTCTTCATTTAATATGGGACTGCATGTAGGCGATCAGGATCATTCGGTTATTGCCAATCGGCGTTTGCTGACGGAAGCCATTGGATGGCCATTCGACGCGTGGACGTGCGCGGAGCAGGTGCACGGCAATGTCGTGCATCAGGTCGTGGAGACTGATAAGGGAAGAGGCAGAGACTCTCTGAGCGATGTAATTAAGGACTGCGACGCCATAATGACAGATGTGCCTGGCGTGCTCTTAGCGTCCTTTTATGCGGATTGTGTGCCGCTCTATTTCTATGATCCTGTGCATAATGCCGTAGCGCTTGCCCACGCAGGGTGGAAGGGCACGGTGCAGCAAATTGCTAAAGTTACTGTTGAAGCGATGGGAGATGCGTATGGATCGGCTCCAAATACGCTGCTAGCTGCAATTGGACCATCGATCAGCGGCTGCTGTTATGAGGTTGATGGCGTAGTGATTGATCAGGTGCAGCAGCTCACTGAGAGGCTTGGACTTGAAGGAGAAGTAACTGACCATATGCTCAAACGGTCCGAGAATGGGAAAGCGAACTTGTACTTGAAAGAAATAAACCGACAGATTATGATAAAAGCAGGAATTTTGCCGATCCATATCGAATTAACACAGTGGTGCACTGGATGCAGACGGGATTTATTTTTTTCCCATCGCAAAGAAGGTGGCTTAACCGGCCGAATGGCCAGTTGGATCGGTATTCGGGAGAGGTGA
- a CDS encoding YggS family pyridoxal phosphate-dependent enzyme, with product MSSTFENRVELVEERIKQACERSGRSRDEVHIIAVTKYVSLNTTKTALELGYRHLGENRWQDAQVKWEAITEECDVKLSEHPIWHFIGSLQTNKVKDVIGKFTYMHSLDRLSLAEAIDKKASQLGIIVPCFIQVNVSGENSKQGLEPEELLPFVNQLERFHSIKPIGLMTMAPYEAEPEQTRPVFRALRELRDEVQQSSKHASTITHLSMGMSNDFEVAIEEGATWIRLGTILVGKEEE from the coding sequence ATGTCATCTACATTTGAGAATCGCGTCGAGCTCGTTGAAGAGCGTATTAAACAAGCCTGCGAGCGTTCTGGACGCAGCAGGGATGAAGTTCACATTATTGCAGTTACCAAATATGTTTCGTTGAATACGACCAAGACAGCTCTTGAGCTGGGCTATCGTCATCTTGGCGAGAATCGCTGGCAGGATGCTCAGGTGAAATGGGAAGCGATTACCGAGGAATGTGACGTGAAGCTGAGCGAGCATCCGATTTGGCATTTCATCGGCTCATTGCAGACCAATAAGGTGAAAGACGTCATTGGGAAGTTTACATACATGCATTCATTGGACAGGCTGTCGTTAGCCGAAGCTATTGATAAGAAGGCATCACAGCTTGGCATTATCGTTCCTTGCTTTATTCAGGTTAATGTCTCAGGAGAAAACTCAAAGCAAGGTCTTGAACCAGAAGAGCTGCTTCCATTTGTAAATCAGCTTGAGCGATTCCATTCCATTAAGCCCATTGGTTTAATGACGATGGCGCCGTACGAAGCTGAGCCGGAGCAAACAAGACCAGTGTTTAGAGCACTTCGTGAATTGCGTGATGAAGTTCAGCAGAGCTCGAAGCATGCAAGCACGATCACTCATTTATCCATGGGCATGTCGAATGATTTTGAAGTTGCGATTGAAGAAGGAGCGACATGGATTCGCCTGGGTACGATATTAGTAGGGAAAGAGGAGGAATAA